CTTCTCAAAGCGTTACCTCCGTAACGATGACGGTCCGCACGTAGGCTACTTTGCCTGGCAAGTTTCCACGACCGACTTTAGCAAGATGGACCCAGGTGCAGCCCCCGACGGCGAGGAATACTTCGCCATGGCACTCCTGATTGCCGCCGAAAAGTTTAATCGACCGGACCTCAAGGACGAAGCTATCGGCCTTATCAACTGGCTACGCAACAAGCCGAACAACGGCATTGTCGGTCCGATCATAGACCCCGAAAACAACCTTGTCAAATTCTCCCCAGTTCTCGGCAACGATTTTACCGACCCGAGCTACAACACGATTGCCTTCTACCGAGCCTTTGCCGAAGCCACCGGCGACGAACGGTGGCTAACGACAGCAGACAAGAGCCTCGAATACCTGCAAAAAGCAGCGCACCCCGTAACAGGGCTTTGCAGCGAATACTCCGAATACGACGGAACCCCGCGCCCCACCCCCTGGTATCCCGAAAGCGGATGCTTCAGCGGCGACGCATGGCGTGTAGCCATGAACCTGAGTCTGGACTACGCGCTGTTCCACGGTCACGAGTGCGAAAAGAATATCTGCGAACGCCTGCTATTCTTCTTTGAAAGCCGTCGTCCGTACCTTGCCGACTACGCCATTGACGGAAGCGACTTTCCACGCCAAGGCCGCAACGCAACGCCGGGAGTCATCGCCATGAACGCAGCGGCCACGCAAGTTCTTCCCGAAGGGGACCCGCTTATCAAGCCGTTCGTGAAAGATCTCGCAGCGCTTTCCGTCCCTTACCGATTCTGGCGCTACTACGACGGCATGCTCTACTTAATCGGCCTTTTGGCTACGGCTGGAAAGATTCGTTTTTAACAATCATCGGTTGGAGTTTTGGGACAAAAAAAGGAATAGAAGATGAACAAATTAAGCAATTTCATACATCCCGCAATTGTCGCGGGGAGTCTAGCAACCGCTTTGTTCTTCGCCGCCTGCGAAGATGTTCGCACCGAGGAATACCCGAGCGGAAAAATTCGAATCCAGTCCACCTACGTCAAGGACAAGAAGGAAGGCCCCGAAAAGGAATTCTACGAAAACGGCAACCTCAAGCGCGAAGCCAACTACGTGAACGACCGTCGCGAAGGTGTAGTCAAGGAATACTACGAAGACGGAACTGTCGAAGCGGAATACAACTACGCCGACGGATACATCGATGGACTCGTCACCCGCTACCACAAGAACGGCAAAATCGCCTCTAAAGCTCAATACAAGCAGAACAAGCAAATCGAATTCGGCGAATACTTCGACGAAAACGGCGAACCTGCTACTAGCGGAAGCTACAAGGACCCGCGCGACGGCTACGCCTACGAATGGATTCGTATTGGCACGCAGCTCTGGACAGCCGAAAACATGAACTACGCGACCGCGTCGGGTTCGCTCTGCGCCCAGTGCAACCACTGGGGACGCCTCTACAATTTTGAAAACGCCAAGAAAGCCTGCCTCGATGGATTCCACATGCCCTCCAAGGAAGAATGGGAAGTGCTACTCACCTATGCCGGCACCAGCAAGCCCGTCGGGATCGTCCTCAAGGCCGGTTACGGCTGGGATCCCATCAAGGGTACCAACAACTACGGCAACGGCAAGGATGAGCTCGGATTCGGCGCCAAGGCCGGCGGTGGACACTTCGCCAACAGTGACGTTCCCCTCAAGGAACGCAAGCTCGAAGGAGCAGGACAAAAGGCTTACTTCTGGACCGCCGAAGGTGAAGTCCTCGTATTCTTCCACGACAAGGACATCGCCAAGTTCGAGAAGTTCAATCCCGAACACGGCGCCAGCCTGCGCTGCCTAAAAGACTAACGGCAGTCATCCTCGACCGAGTGTAACGAGGGAGGGGATCCAAAGAAGCTTTTCAAGCAAAATAATCTGTCTACGGAATCAGACATCTTTTATAAAGCAAAACTCCTCGGCAAAACCGAGGAGTTTTTCAATCACTGGATTCCTCGCCCCTTTGGGGCTTAGAATGACAATTCTTTTTTCAGATTACTTTGTAACCAATTACGTGGTGTATTCAGCGTTAATCTTCACGTAGTCGTAGCTCAAGTCGCAAGTGAATGCGCTCGCACTAGCGTGCCCGATGTTAAGAACGAGCGTTACTTTGTATTCACGCTGGCGGACTACCGCATGCAGAGCCTTCATCTGTTCTTCGTCGAGCTGCACCGGGCGGCCGTTAGACAGCACCTGCACATCGCCGAAGAAAAGGTCCGTATGTTCGGCGACCATGTTGCAGCCGCTGCTGCCTGCACTGCTCAAGATGCGGCCCCAGTTCGGGTCTTCGCCGAACATAGCGCACTTGGCCAAGTTAGACGTACCAATGAAGCGGGCCATGCGCAAAGCCTCTTCGTGGCTTTCGGCCTTTTCGATGCAGAGTTCAATCAGCTTGGTCGCACCTTCACCGTCGCGAACGATATCCTTGGCGAGTTCCTTCATCACAAGCATCAGAGCGGCACGGAATTCACCCTGTTCAGTAAGCGTCAGGTCTTCGTACTTGACGCCGCTCATGCCGTTTGCAAGGAGAATGCAGGTGTCGTTCGTGCTGGTGTCGCCATCGACCGTAATCGCATTGAAGGAATCCGCGATATCGGCGCGGAATTCGGCAAAGAAATCAATCGGGAGAGCCAAGTCCGTGGTAATAAAGGCAAGCATCGTCGCCATATTCGGATGAATCATGCCCGAGCCCTTGCAGGCGCCACCAATCGTCACCACACCCTTTTCAGTCTGGATTTCAACGGCATGGCTCTTAAGCGCAAGGTCAGTCGTGAGGATTGCACGACCAAATTCTTCGGAAGCATCGGCGTGCAGCTTTTCCACAAGCTTCGGAATACCGGCTTCAATCTTGTCCATCGGCATCAGGTGGCCAATCACGCCGGTGCTGCAAACGAGCACACTCTTCGGAGTAAGTTTCAAGGCTTCTTCAGTAAGGGCTGCCATGCGTTCTGCATCGCGGAGACCCTGTTCACCGGTACAAGCGTTTGCGTTACCGCTGTTTACCACTACGGCAGAGGCAAAATGGGCATGTTCAAGGGCAGCCTTGTCATAGAGCACCGGAGCGGCCTTCACCTTGTTCGTTGTAAACACGGCAAAGCAGCGTGCAGCCTTTTCACTCTTCAAAAGCGCCATGTCGGCGTTACCGCTGGCCTTGATACCGGCACAAATTCCAGACGCGGTGAACCCCTTCGGGGAACAGACGCCGCCTTTTTCCAATACAGTGTACATAGAATCTCCTATTGTTTTCTACCTCATAAATTATAGAAAAATGCAACAATGTTGAACACCCCCCACATCTGCCCCGCAAAAAAATTCTAATTTAAGGTCATGGCAAAAACACCCTGTACTAAAGAAACTTACGACAAGCTGGTTGAACGTTACACCTTCCTCAAAAAGGTCGAACGTCCCCGCGTTGTCGATGAAATGGAAGAAGCCCGCAAACAAGGCGACCTGAGCGAAAACGCCGAATACCATGCCGCCAAGGAAATGCTGGCTCATATCGATCTGGAAATTCCCAAACTTGAAGACCAGATTTCCAACGCGATTATCGTTGAATTCGACGCAAACTCCGACACCGTCCGCTTTGGCGCCACCGTCACTGCCAAGAACCTCGCGACCAAGAAAGAAGTGGTCTACCAGTTGGTGAGCCCCGAAGGCGTCGACCCGATGAACGGCAAAATCAGCTTCAAGAGCCCCATGGGCTCCGCATTCATGGGTAAAAAGAAGGGTGAAATCGTCGAAGTCGTGACCCCCAAGGGCAAGAACCGCTTCGAAATCATCGACTTCAAGTAATCTATGATTGTCGCCCTTATCGGTAAGGACCAGTTCTCCAAGGACAAGCACATCGACAGGTTCCTGTCCGAAGCCCTTGGAGACAACGTCAACGACCCGTTTGCCAAACAGGTCGTGTATGCTACCGATATCAACATTCCCTCCGTAGCGAACCTCATCATGGAAAGCTGCGGAACGGTCTCGATGTTCGCTCCGGAACAGGCTGTGGTCGTCCGAAAAGCGAACGAAATGAAAGCGGACGACACCAAGGCACTCGCCAGTTGGCTGAAAAACGCCCCAGACTGCAAACTTTTGCTGGATTTTGACGAACTCAAGGCCACCTCCGAACTCTACAAGGTTCTCCAGAAGGTGGGTACGGTCGCCAAGTACGAAGAACCTCGGCAGTACAAGATGCAGGAATGGATTTCAGCGACTATCCCCAAGTTCTTCGGAAAACCGATTGAACCGGCCGCCAGCCAGTACCTGGCCGACGCCCTCGGCACCGACACCAAGCTCGTCTGTGAAGAAGTCGAGAAAGCGCTCATCTACGCCCCTGACAGTCCAAACATCTCCTACGACCTCGTCAAGACGATGATCACGCCCCGTCGCGAAATTCCGCCTTACGAGATTCTGAATTTCTTCGGGATGCGCGATTCCGTCGGTTATGTGCACAAGCTCCACGAAATCCTCTACGGCAACAAGAACACTGACGCCATTGCGATCGTGAACGCCCTTTACAGCCATGCAGTTGACCTGCTCAACTTTATGATGCTTTCACCGAAGATGGGCGCCGAAGAAGCAGCCAAGGCTCTGGGCAAAAACTACTTCCTTTTCTGCAAGCAGGGCAATGCCCCCGAATGTTGCCGCCGTTGGGGCAAGCCGCTCCTTTGCCGCGTCATTCGCCGTCTTGCAGACCTCAACTATGAATTCAAGAGTTCCAGTTGGACCGTCACAAGTCAGGAACTCGCCCTTGCCGCCCTCGTGGTGAGATAGACTTAGTTGGTAGAACGTAGTTAGTAGAACTTAGAAACCTTTAGCAAATCAAAAAACCTCGAACTTTATGTTCGAGGTTTTCTACTAAGACCTAAGCTCTATCAATCAAACTAGTTCCAGTCTTCCACTTCTTCAGCAGCGGGTTCCGGTGCAGCCGGAGCCTTGGCCGGAGCGGGCTTTGCAGCCGGGGCGGCCTGCGGAGCGGGCTTTGCGGCAGGAGCGCTCTGATCAGAAGGAAGCTTGCCCGTTGCAGGAGGTTCCTTTTCAACCACTTCCGGAGTAGCCATGGAAGGTTCAGAAAGTTCCACATCACCAATGTAGTTGCGGATGATGCGCGGAGTCACGAAGATGATCAGGTCACGCTTTTCAACCTTGTTTCTCGTATACTTGAAGAGGTTACCGAGCAGCGGAATATCCTTGAGGAAGGGCACGCCTGTTTCGCTCTGGGTGTTTTCGTTACGGGTAAGACCACCGATCACGACTGTTTCACCATCTGCCACGACCACCTTGGTCTGAGCTTCCTGCGTACTGATAACCACCTGTCCCTGCGTATCGTAACCATAGGAGTCGTTTTGCGGATGCAGATCCAGCAAGATGCGGTTGTCGCCGGACACGTGCGGAGTCACGGTCAGCTTGATACCCGCTTCCACCAGCTGCGTCGAAGATTCACCGCTATCGTCAATCACGCGGATAGAAATCTTATCGCCCATGTAGACCTTGGCTTCGGTATTGTCGAGCGTCGAGACCTGCGGAGAAGCAAGCACTTCCGTTTCAGCATCACTCATGATATTTGCAATCGCAATCTGGAGGTTGTTATCCAGAAGGCTTGCCGTAATGGCGGTCGGAGCCGGATTGTCAGCCGTAGCACCCACTGCATTCAAGCTACGAGAAGGCAACGAATGGGCGCCCATGCTTGTACGGGTCGTACCTACCCCACCACCGCTAAGACCGTTTGCATCGGAAATGGTTCCCGGAGAAAGAGCCGTAGATCCGGAACGCAGGGCCCAGTCTACGCCAAGTTCACGGGACTTTTCGCTACTCACGACCACGAGCTTAGCCGTAATCATAATCTGCAAAGTTTCCACATCGAGTTCCGTCAGAGCCTTTTCCATCTGTTCGATCTTTCCGTCGGTATCGTAAACGATAATGGAATTCGTTCTTTCGACCGTGGTAATGCGGCCGCGGTTCGACTTCATGCTTTCGAGGACTTTCACCAGTTCTTCGGCCTTCGCATGACGGATGGGGAAATTCTTACGCACGAGCGGAGCATTCTGCTCGGCCTGGGCTTCTTCATCCGCAATTTTCTTCTGTTTTGCCTGGTAGGTGCTAGACCTCTGGATCATAATATACTTGTCTTCGACAACCCAGGTCAAATCGTTCATACCGCAAACGATGTCCAAGGCTTCCTGCCAGGTCTTCTTGGTGATATTCAGGCTCGTCTTGCCCTTGACTTCGGGAGCAAGGATAATATCGATCTGGGCCACCTTGGAAACCGAGTTGAACACGGCGTCGAAACTCATGTCGACAAAACTGAAATCATACAGTTTCGTATTAGGGGCTTTCACCGAACCTTCGGCGGGAGCAGCGATAGATATACCTACCGCCAAGAGAAGAACAGTCAGTATTTTAGTCATATTTTTCACTTTTGACCCCCAAATTTATCGGGAAGACCCATGGTGTAGCGACGGCTCACCCCGAATTCCTGAATCAGGAAGAGGACGTCAGTTTGAGTAATTTTTAAGACCTTTCCATTAAGAATCTTGTCGTCTTCCTTAAGAGTGTAGGAAATCGACGGATTCTTCGTATCGACCAGAATTGCCATCGGCACATCGGATTCCCAAATGATACCGACCAGTTCGACCTGGTTGATGTTGATACCTTCTTCAACAAGTCCCTTGACTTCGACAAACGGATCGCGACGACCGAAGGAGCTGTAGGTCACCTTGTCTTCGTAAAGTCCATCCAGCTGGCTCGTTATGGCCCCCGCATTGACAGCGAGGTTCGTTCCACGATCCAGGTCGACCTGCTTCAGGCGTTCCGCCTGCACCGAGGTCAGTTCGTCATAGAATCCCACGGAACGACGGTTCACGTAACCCACACGGTTGCCGTATTGCACCTTGCGGTAAAGTCCCGTAAGGTCAAGGCTAACCAGGCGGTCGCCGAATACCAGACGCTGCAGGACCTGAGAATTTTCATTGGGTGCGGCATAGAATTCGATTTCATCGGCCACCACGATGAGCTCACGCAACACCGGGCGCAAGTGGAAAGTCTGCGAACCCGAAATAATCTTCTTGCTTTCCTTTTCCAGACGCTTGACGAACACGTCAAAGTCGGGTTTTTCTTCGACAGCCCTCATCCAATCGCGGATAAAGATTCCATCCGGACGGGCACACCACGAAATCAGGCCATCCTTGTTAATGGCATCTTCTGCAACCTGCAAGACCAACACGCCGTCCTGAACCAGCATCACCGGCTTCACAGCAGTCTTCAACTGTATCTTAAGACCGTTCGCACCCCAGGTAACAGACTTCACCAGGGAACCCGAACCAATCCTGAACAGCGGGGACCTCTGAGGACCGGCAAGACCAACCGTAAGGGTATTGTTCTTGTCGGGGCCAGAGACGTTGCGAATATCAATCGGGCTCTCGGCCACCAGGCGGAACTGTTCCATACCGGAGCCCATCAGAACCGTCATTTCCTTCAGGTTCGGGAGCAGGGCGGAAATCTTTCCGCCTTCGTTGATAGCCTTGTCCAGCTGCTTCTGCTGTTCCGCCAAAAGCTTTTCCTGTTCGCGGGCAGCCTTTTCGGCAGCTTTCTTTTCTTCGGCTAGGCGCTTTTTCTCTTCGAGAGCGGCCTTTTCAGCGACCTTCTTTTCTTCAAGAGCCTTCTTCTCGGCAGCCTTCTTCTCGGCGGCTAGGCGCTTCTTTTCTTCGAGAGCGGCCTTTTCAGCAGCCTTCTTATCTTCGATAGCCTTTTGCTCGGCGGCCTTTTTCTCTTCGAGAGCGAGCTTGTCCGCCTGTTTCTTGCGATCGGCAAAAAGCTTGGAAAGCGTCCAGGACTTACCGCCCTTGTTCTTGAACTTGATCAAGAAATTGGACCTGTCCAGACCAATCTCGTTCTTGTCCGTCGTTATCGAGGAGCCCACCGTCATTTCGAACTTAAGGAAGGCAGTCCCCTTGTAAGTATCCTTAACGACACGAACAGACTTGATGAACTTGGAATCGGCATCTACATCAAAGTCGCCTTCACCAAGGGCGAAAGAGGTTCCCGAGAAACCGACCGTCAGCTTTTTGGCAGACGCATTGAACTTTTGATAGAACGACGGCAAATCCTTATCGGATGCAAAGGCAAATACCGTCTGGCATCCCGATGCATCACAGACAAAGCGCACATCCTTAATTTGTGCGGAGTACGAAGCGACCGCAAGCGACATCAGTAAAAGGAGGGACTTGCACTTCATCATTTACCCACCTTCTTGGAAGTGTAAGTGGTCAAGTTGAACGTTGCCGACATGGTAATCGGTGTCCAACCATGGGTTTCCGCTTTCTGAAGTTCTGCGGCAATACCCGAATAACGGCTCAACCTCAGATTAGAAATAGAGGTCGGATACTTAAAGTTCGCTATAGCGGCAAACAAGTTTCCCAACTCATGGTAACCGGAGTTAACCGCAATGGAATAGCGGTTTTCCTTGTAGTGTTCCTTTTCAGCCTGACCTTCGGGATTGAACTTCTGGATAAGCACACCCGTGCTGCGGATTACCGCATAGAGATCCTGCAAGCGGAGGGGAACCTTTTCGTCTTCGGGGAACATGTTCTTCAGTTCCTCGAAATCCTTTTCGGCCTGCACCAGCTCCATTTCAAGACGAGCAAGGTCATGTTTCTTGGCATTGATCTTGTTCAGTTCTGTCTGAGCGGATTCCAGATCTCTTTCAAGAGATTCCCTCTGGTAGACATACGGATCCCACATGTAGTTATACACCAGATGCGCCGCCACCATAATCAACAGGCTAATCGCAATGGCGTATACGTTGCGTTTGTCTTTAAGATCTATCTTACCCATTATCACCCTCCCCAGCATTGAGGTCCTGACGCAGGACAATCTTGATGGTGAAGTTGTAGGCTTCGTCGCCATCGATCTTTGTCGTAGATATGGTGACGAGAGAAACAGACTGGACGCTCACCTGCTTTTCGAGTTTAACCATGTACTCGGCAACCTCGGGGAAGTCCAGCGTGACACCGCGCATTTCCATGTCGAATTCACCCAGCTGGTTGATACTGGTAATCCACATATTCGGCGGCAGCACCGAGGAAATGTTTTCGAACAAAACAACCCAACGCTTCTTGCTCACCTGGATTGACTTGAGCGCGTTGATCTTGGTCGTCACGACGCCCTTCTTTTGTTCTAAATCACTGATCTTGGAAAGCAGCGGACGTTCGCGTTCCACTTCTTCTTGGACACGGCTCAATTCGCTGCTCAAGCTGCCGATTGTCTCGGCGATAAATGTCTGCAACATCAGCACGGCAACAATAGCGACAACAGCCGCCACGGTCGGCCAAATGATACGACGGTCCGTTACCCAGGTAAAATCCTTCTGCTTCTTGCGGAACTCCGGCGGAAGCAGGTTGATGGATATCGCCAAGGCATTCTTAACAGGTTCTTTTTTATTAGACGCCATTAGAACTTCCTCATCGCGAGACCCAATGCAGGGGCATAGATGTTAGACAGCGCAATAGAAATACCACCTTCACCGAACACCTTGGAATCACAGGGAACAAGCCTAAACGGATTCACAGTATCGGTTTCGATTCCGGAACGTTCCTCGATAAAGTCCTTCAGACCGGGAGCGGCGGCACCACCACCACCCAGCAGTATCTTGTTGAGCGGCTTAGAGTCTTCCGAGGAAGAGAAATAGCGGATACCGATGTCGATCTGGGCCATCAGGTCCTCGTATGCCAGTCTAAGCGCGGCTTCCACTTCGGCTTCGGAAAATCCGTCCACCACCGACAGATCGCCCTTACTCAGAATTTCATGGCATTTTTCGGAATCAATACCCAGGTTCATACAGGTCTTGCTGACCACCATGTCCAGCGAACCACCCGCCATGGCACGCATCGAATGGAAAACACCGTCCTGCACAAAGGCAACACTCATCTTCTTTTCGCCCACGTTGAACAAGGCCACGGTCTGATCGCGATCCTTGTCTTCCATGGTAGCCACGTAAGCATTCAACATTCCAAAAATATCGACATCCAGCGCAGCCAGTTTGACTCCCCGGCGGTTGAAGAACTGAGCCCAGGAATCAAGCAGGGCACTTTTGGCGGCCACCACGTTCACCTTGAGTTCATCGTTCTCGCGGGATGAAATTTCGTAGTCAATCACGTTGTCCTGGTCATCGAAGGGCGGACGGGACTGGGCGGTCTGAAGAATAATCGCCGCCTCGTTACCGTTCTTGGGAACCTTCACGGAGATTTTGTCGACCAGAACGCCTCCGGCGCCGGCACCACAATTCACAGAAGCCACAACATCGCAAGAGTCATCAATCGGATGGCGGAGCAACAATTTGTTCAAGGCATCGCTCAAGAGTTCCGCGCCGTCTTTTTCGCGCTGACCATTCTCGTTAGTAGGAGCATCGCCCTCACGCACCTGGATTTCGCCATTGACGATAGAACCATCAGGCACTCGTTCCAGGTCCGCGTCGACCACAATCTTGTTCCCGCTGGCCCCGTGCAAGACCTTGACGTACTTGATGCTGTAATGACCAACATCAATACCGACCGTCTCGCGCATGCCGCGGATTTTTGAAATCAATCCTAAAGCCAAAGTAAACTCCGATTGTAAAACATTTCCTTACTAATTCTACCTTTATAATAGACGAATGTCAAGCGGAAAATTCATCTAAGTCATTGAAAATGAAGTAGTTAGCCCTCTTTTGCCCATTTATGGGACTCTTTTTCGGCCTTATTGACCTCAAACAGATACTGAAGGACCCTTTCCTGGGTCCAGCCGAAGGCTCCGCGGAACGATGCCGTAAAACAGTTATAATGAGGATAATCCTTGTTTTTTCGTCCTAAATTGCGCAAAATCTCAATTTCAACGTCTTCGTCGCCAAAACTCGGCAGTTCAAACTGGATTCGCAAATGCTGTCCTGGATAGCAATCCCTGGGAAGCCCGACCATAATACCGCCTGCGGAAAGATCCAGGAGAGTCCCTCCGATGTTGGATCCGTCATCAAAGACGGCCGTTACCGTGAAAGCGACCTGTTTACGGACCCAGCGACGCAACTGACGCTTATCGAGGTTCGAAGAGTGCAAGAGCACCAAATGCCCCGCTTCCGCGTAACGGACCGGCAAGACCGTCGTGTAAATGGCGTCGTCTGGCCTAGTACAGCGGACCTTGATTTCCTTATTGACCAAGGAGAACGACGAACCGTCGCTCGTATCGAACGAGATTGTCCAATCCCTTTCGGTACGAGCCATGATTTCGGAAAACTTGACACGGAGTCCGTTTTCGAGCAACAGATCAACACGATCTCCCACATTGAACTGCCTTGTCGAAAAGACTTCCGACAGCGGATTTGACGCCGTGAAATTCAGCTTGACGCGAAGCCGTTCTACAGCAGCAAGCGTTTTAAGCATTTCTTCTTTATCGTCAAACACATCATGCTTGTCGTAATAAGTCGAAACAGCCTGTTCAAAAAGACCTGACGAATTCAAGATGGCATCCTTATTTTCAAAGGACGACGCTCTGATTATTTTGTCCAAAGTCTCTTTTTCACTGTCCGTAAAACCGATTGCCGCGGTCTGTTCGTCAAAGACCTTTGTGCCAAACATAACCTCGTTCTCGCGACGATAGTTGATGCGATGTATTTCAATCAGCACCAGCAGCGCGAGACACATGCAGGCGATAAAGGCAAACCAGACAAGCTGAAGAGGATCAATCATACTAATTCAGAATTCGGAGTTCAGAATTAGGAATTCAGAATCGTTGGAATTCCGAATTCCGAAATCTTAATTTAACTTAGTCCAGACTCCGTTGATGTAGGTTGCAAGAATCGACGACGGGAGTTCCTTGCCGAGGAGCGGAGAATTGCAGACATGGCCCGCGAAGTCGCTTTCGACGACTACGTGCGGTTTATCTGCAGCAAGCACGACCACAGCGGCAGCATGATTTTCGCCACGGACTGCATTTGCCAAGCGAGCGGGAGCCGTCGAGAGAAGCTCGATGGCACGAGCATCGCCCACGCGTTCGCTCAGCTTTTTCCAGATGGCAGGCAGCGCGATTTCTAGCGAAAGGGCTCCCGGTACGGAATCTTCAAAGTTCACCACTTTGTCCTGACGGAGCACCGGCGTATGGTTCATGCTGATGGCATTCACCGTACCGTCTTCGATTCCCTTCCACAGAGCTTCGCGGTCTCCCGCGGAGCGAATCGGCGGCATAATGTGATATGCCGAGTCAAGCGTTTCAAGGCAGGAATCGTCGAGCAGCAAATGATAGAGTCCAACATCGCAGGTCACATCCATTCCCTGCTTGCGGGCGTTACGAATCAAGTCCAGAGTCTCGCCGCAAGTCACCTGCTTAAAGTGGACAGGCACCTGCAGGAAGCGAGCCGTTTCAAGCACCGTGTAGGCGGCAATCGTCTCGGCGATGCGAGGAATGCCCTTCATGCCGAGCATATCGGAATAGGCGCCTTCGTGAACGCATCCGCTGTGGCGAAGCGTCCTGTCCATCGGCTGGAAGAAGAAGCGCTTGCCCGTCATCTTACCGT
The window above is part of the Fibrobacter sp. UWH4 genome. Proteins encoded here:
- a CDS encoding PilZ domain-containing protein, with translation MIDPLQLVWFAFIACMCLALLVLIEIHRINYRRENEVMFGTKVFDEQTAAIGFTDSEKETLDKIIRASSFENKDAILNSSGLFEQAVSTYYDKHDVFDDKEEMLKTLAAVERLRVKLNFTASNPLSEVFSTRQFNVGDRVDLLLENGLRVKFSEIMARTERDWTISFDTSDGSSFSLVNKEIKVRCTRPDDAIYTTVLPVRYAEAGHLVLLHSSNLDKRQLRRWVRKQVAFTVTAVFDDGSNIGGTLLDLSAGGIMVGLPRDCYPGQHLRIQFELPSFGDEDVEIEILRNLGRKNKDYPHYNCFTASFRGAFGWTQERVLQYLFEVNKAEKESHKWAKEG
- a CDS encoding dihydroorotase; translated protein: MKTRKPSYEHYANVVLKNAKFWNGKSFELRDEVRLTGSSSNSDSLEYDCNGALVLPALFALGVDFMEPLRDDVYTYVDGVDAMRRGGFYGAIYESAANPIDDVDKLTAADNRRPCDFNEGPGGTAYDMRFLGAYSKGFGTDSLAEMMELASGVVGFGDGNAAIPHSRFLRLAMEYGKMTGKRFFFQPMDRTLRHSGCVHEGAYSDMLGMKGIPRIAETIAAYTVLETARFLQVPVHFKQVTCGETLDLIRNARKQGMDVTCDVGLYHLLLDDSCLETLDSAYHIMPPIRSAGDREALWKGIEDGTVNAISMNHTPVLRQDKVVNFEDSVPGALSLEIALPAIWKKLSERVGDARAIELLSTAPARLANAVRGENHAAAVVVLAADKPHVVVESDFAGHVCNSPLLGKELPSSILATYINGVWTKLN